A window of Xiphophorus hellerii strain 12219 chromosome 19, Xiphophorus_hellerii-4.1, whole genome shotgun sequence contains these coding sequences:
- the nipal3 gene encoding LOW QUALITY PROTEIN: NIPA-like protein 3 (The sequence of the model RefSeq protein was modified relative to this genomic sequence to represent the inferred CDS: deleted 1 base in 1 codon), whose translation MDTQPEQGDSYTDNLIGTLLAIFGSVIVSISLSIQKYSHVTLAGTKEQRTFYNTKTWWSGFVFICIGEGANFVSYAFAPIAVVAPLNAVSVLTSSILGFLFLREKSKAKDFAKNHGLAFLGYIFIIGGTYLFVSFGPNSHEKLQAENIVKHLIGWPVLLYMLLEIIAFCLLLYFYKQRNANYLAVVLLLVALLGSVTVITVKAVSGMLLLTLEGSMQLDYPIFSVMFVCMVASVIFQARFLSQACNLHDPSLAACVNYIFSTIFAVVAGAVFYLEFQKEDVLHICMFLLGSALCFLGVFLVTKSRQKAKIFEPYVTMDVANGVPTIHDNGLVVQPDFNGSFSYGALVNNDGVAPTTLPVNLEHPTVTVRGTDLPYGQPDLKKD comes from the exons atgGACACTCAACCAGAACAAGGAGACTCCTACACG gatAATCTCATCGGGACATTATTAGCCATCTTTGGAAGTGTGATTGTCAGCATCTCTCTCAGTATTCAG AAGTACAGCCAC GTGACTCTTGCAGGAACAAAGGAGCAACGCACCTTCTACAACACCAAGACCTGGTGGTCTGGTTTCGTGTTCATCTGCATCGGGGAGGGGGCCAACTTTGTGTCCTACGCCTTTGCCCCAATTGCTGTTGTGGCGCCCCTCAATGCCGTGTCTGTCCTGA CAAGCTcaattttgggatttttattcCTGCGTGAAAAATCTAAAGCAAAGGACTTTGCAA AGAACCATGGGCTGGCTTTCCTGGGCTACATCTTCATTATAGGAGGAACGTATCTGTTTGTGTCATTTGGTCCAAACTCTCATGAGAAACTCCAAGCAGAGAACATCGTGAAGCACCTTATTGGATGGCCTGTTCTCCTGTATATG CTTCTGGAGATTATCGCATTCTGCCTGTTGTTGTACTTCTACAAACAGCGCAATGCTAACTACCTTGCTGTTGTTCTGCTGCTGGTGGCTTTACTGG GCTCGGTCACAGTCATTACAGTCAAGGCGGTTTCTGGCATGCTGCTCCTGACTCTGGAGGGCTCCATGCAGCTCGACTACCCCATCTTCAGCGTCATGTTTGTGTGCATGGTGGCGTCTGTCATCTTCCAGGCCAG GTTTCTTTCCCAGGCTTGTAATCTGCATGACCCCTCGCTGGCCGCCTGCGTCAACTACATCTTCTCCACCATCTTTGCAGTGGTAGCTG GAGCCGTTTTCTACTTGGAGTTTCAGAAGGAAGATGTTCTTCACATCTGCATGTTTCTCCTTGG GTCTGCACTCTGTTTCCTCGGCGTCTTTCTCGTCACCAAATCCAGGCAGAAGGCGAAGATCTTTGAGCCGTACGTCACCATGGATGTGGCTAACG GCGTTCCAACCATTCATGACAACGGCCTTGTTGTTCAGCCAGACTTTAACGGCTCTTTCTCCTACGGCGCTCTGGTCAACAACGACGGCGTGGCGCCGACTACTCTACCGGTCAACCTGGAGCACCCAACTGTGACCGTGAGAGGCACCGATCTGCCTTACGGTCAGCCTGACCTGAAGAAAGATTGA